The Nocardioides pantholopis genome window below encodes:
- a CDS encoding LytR C-terminal domain-containing protein yields MSLSAGARSALTVLVLVLLLLAALLWGWTAVTAPLPTSTAPTEKCVPTEVEKGSTVRPGQVVVSVLNASSREGLAGRTMQLFEDDGYVAGSSGNAPSSTRVAKAQIWAPNPDDPSVQLVRSRLGRGTKVVDTPTTAPGVVVVVGDRFRDLAEGRKAVRVEEDTTICSPPEG; encoded by the coding sequence GTGAGCCTGTCCGCCGGCGCCCGGTCGGCGCTCACCGTGCTCGTGCTGGTCCTGCTGCTGCTCGCCGCGCTCCTGTGGGGCTGGACGGCGGTGACGGCGCCGCTGCCCACCAGCACCGCCCCCACCGAGAAGTGCGTCCCGACCGAGGTCGAGAAGGGCAGCACGGTGCGGCCGGGTCAGGTCGTGGTCAGTGTCCTGAACGCCAGCAGCCGCGAGGGGCTGGCCGGGCGGACCATGCAGCTGTTCGAGGACGACGGGTACGTCGCGGGCAGCAGCGGCAACGCCCCGTCGAGCACCCGGGTCGCCAAGGCCCAGATCTGGGCCCCGAACCCCGACGACCCGTCGGTCCAGCTGGTCCGCTCCCGGCTCGGCCGGGGCACCAAGGTCGTCGACACCCCCACCACCGCACCGGGGGTGGTCGTGGTCGTGGGTGACCGGTTCCGCGACCTGGCCGAGGGCCGCAAGGCGGTCCGGGTCGAGGAGGACACCACGATCTGCAGCCCGCCCGAGGGCTGA
- a CDS encoding ubiquitin family protein → MTAGGRTAESLALSVHGPVGVLDLLAPPGATAADVAREYAEQTGAGVGDHPVPPVLHRLGTPLDPDRPLIEAGVRAGEVLVAAPPAAPGSAPVPAELPGPAPGAEPGAVWALCCALAGAAAVLAAWGAAGRGGAPRDVVGVLLAAGALLGLLPVGRLAWRRVLVAPVLAGAAAFVAAGPERLPLAVGLAGLVAGLVAGLGAIVGRPLDDRAAEGLRVWMVAGAGVFAVTGPATLAGLRPEVSWGVLLLLATLAARLVPAVAVDVPDQYLLDLDRLAVTAWSAREQPRRRRRGAVPTEAVERVVARGGRTVTAAAAAILGVVAVSAPLLLATATVEIDRLGARALVALCGAALLLAARSHRHPGARALLRLAGLAAWTSLAVVLLPALAAGPATAFALGCVALGAALVLAAIGTGRGWRSAWWARCAEIAEGAAGSLAIGALLVAVGIFRSLWETTS, encoded by the coding sequence GTGACCGCAGGCGGGCGGACGGCCGAGAGCCTCGCGCTGAGCGTCCACGGACCCGTCGGCGTGCTGGACCTCCTCGCCCCGCCCGGCGCCACCGCTGCCGACGTCGCCCGGGAGTACGCCGAGCAGACCGGCGCCGGGGTCGGCGACCACCCCGTGCCGCCGGTGCTGCACCGCCTCGGGACGCCGCTGGACCCCGACCGCCCGCTGATCGAGGCGGGGGTCCGCGCCGGCGAGGTGCTCGTGGCCGCGCCGCCGGCCGCGCCGGGCAGCGCCCCGGTCCCGGCGGAGTTGCCCGGCCCGGCCCCCGGCGCGGAGCCGGGGGCCGTCTGGGCCCTGTGCTGCGCGCTGGCCGGCGCCGCCGCCGTGCTGGCCGCGTGGGGCGCCGCGGGCCGGGGCGGCGCTCCGCGGGACGTCGTCGGGGTGCTGCTGGCGGCCGGTGCGCTCCTCGGCCTGCTCCCGGTCGGCCGGCTCGCGTGGCGCCGGGTGCTGGTCGCACCAGTCCTCGCGGGCGCCGCAGCCTTCGTCGCCGCCGGGCCCGAGCGGCTGCCGCTGGCGGTCGGGCTCGCTGGGCTGGTCGCTGGGCTGGTCGCCGGGCTGGGCGCCATCGTCGGGCGACCGCTCGACGACCGTGCCGCGGAGGGTCTGCGGGTCTGGATGGTCGCCGGCGCCGGCGTCTTCGCGGTGACCGGCCCGGCCACCCTCGCCGGGCTCCGGCCCGAGGTCTCCTGGGGCGTGCTGCTGCTCCTGGCCACGCTCGCGGCGCGCCTGGTCCCCGCCGTGGCCGTCGACGTCCCCGACCAGTACCTGCTCGACCTGGACCGGCTGGCCGTGACCGCCTGGTCGGCCCGCGAGCAGCCCCGCCGTCGGCGCCGCGGGGCGGTGCCGACCGAGGCCGTCGAGCGGGTCGTGGCCCGGGGCGGACGGACCGTGACCGCGGCCGCGGCCGCGATCCTCGGGGTCGTCGCGGTCTCGGCGCCGCTGCTGCTGGCCACGGCCACCGTGGAGATCGACCGGCTCGGGGCCCGGGCGCTGGTGGCGCTGTGCGGTGCCGCGCTGCTGCTCGCGGCCCGCAGCCACCGCCACCCGGGAGCCCGGGCGCTGCTCCGCCTCGCCGGTCTGGCGGCCTGGACCTCCCTGGCGGTCGTGCTGCTCCCCGCCCTCGCCGCCGGCCCGGCCACGGCGTTCGCCCTGGGCTGCGTCGCGCTGGGCGCCGCGCTCGTGCTCGCGGCCATCGGGACCGGTCGCGGCTGGCGCTCGGCGTGGTGGGCGCGGTGCGCGGAGATCGCCGAGGGGGCCGCCGGTTCCCTGGCCATCGGCGCGCTGCTGGTCGCGGTCGGGATCTTCCGCAGCCTGTGGGAAACCACCTCCTGA
- a CDS encoding type II toxin-antitoxin system VapB family antitoxin, with product MIFKRVGDGRPYPDHGLSSRAWAAVPPRQVRLDQLVTTKDTLQLAALLDDDSTFFGDLFAHVVEWRGEYYLEDGLHRALRAALQQRNVLHARVHTVPA from the coding sequence GTGATCTTCAAGCGCGTGGGGGACGGTCGGCCCTACCCCGACCACGGACTGTCCTCGCGCGCCTGGGCCGCCGTACCCCCGCGACAGGTCCGGCTCGACCAGCTGGTGACCACCAAGGACACCCTGCAGCTGGCCGCGCTGCTCGACGACGACTCCACGTTCTTCGGCGACCTGTTCGCCCACGTCGTGGAGTGGCGGGGCGAGTACTACCTCGAGGACGGCCTGCACCGAGCGCTGCGCGCCGCACTGCAGCAGCGCAACGTCCTGCACGCCCGAGTCCACACGGTGCCCGCGTGA
- the eccD gene encoding type VII secretion integral membrane protein EccD has translation MSQAPTAASGLVRVTVASGTRRVDLVLPGSVPLAELLPELVRSVGLLDATTVYGGYRVVTAEGRELATDAGLTIQGVEDGGLLTVAARVDDDPPRVYDDVVEAMADVVERDLRPWDPASGRRTALAASGLLMALGAAALLTERGAQLAGSTAAVVALALLAGAVVLSRAQREPEAGVAVAWMGTAYAAVAGLVLAPEGPFFQLPVAYAGAGALGAGLVALTGLGAGRALAIPPVVVGAVFLGTGLVGRASDLDAATVLVPALVLVVLAGSVFPWLALGVTGTAPDQLYSARDVTADPAEIDPARVGADARVAHEILVAISATVGLLLVLVAPVAVGTGLAGTLLALACCAVVMLRTRQYRTGPEVLVGLVSGVLGLGCVAASVLWLHPDWRPGLALVLAGAGLAVLAATLLPGPPSLRRGRLGDIAESVALLALLPLLLVATGVVAAVGG, from the coding sequence ATGAGCCAGGCGCCCACCGCCGCGTCGGGACTGGTCCGGGTCACCGTCGCCTCCGGGACCCGCCGGGTCGACCTCGTGCTGCCGGGCTCGGTCCCGCTCGCGGAGCTGCTCCCCGAGCTGGTCCGCTCGGTCGGACTGCTGGACGCGACGACCGTCTACGGCGGCTACCGGGTCGTGACCGCCGAGGGACGGGAGCTGGCCACCGACGCCGGCCTCACGATCCAGGGGGTCGAGGACGGCGGCCTGCTCACGGTTGCCGCCCGGGTCGACGACGACCCGCCCCGGGTCTACGACGACGTGGTCGAGGCGATGGCCGACGTCGTCGAGCGCGACCTCCGGCCGTGGGACCCGGCCTCCGGGCGCCGGACCGCCCTGGCCGCGTCGGGGCTGCTGATGGCGCTCGGCGCCGCCGCGCTGCTGACCGAGCGCGGCGCGCAGCTCGCCGGCAGCACCGCCGCCGTCGTCGCGCTGGCGCTGCTCGCCGGGGCGGTCGTGCTCTCGCGGGCGCAGCGGGAGCCGGAGGCCGGGGTGGCGGTGGCCTGGATGGGCACGGCGTACGCCGCGGTCGCCGGCCTGGTGCTCGCTCCCGAGGGCCCGTTCTTCCAGCTTCCCGTCGCGTACGCCGGAGCCGGCGCGCTGGGCGCGGGGCTGGTGGCGCTGACCGGCCTCGGCGCCGGTCGGGCCCTCGCGATCCCGCCGGTCGTGGTCGGTGCGGTCTTCCTCGGCACCGGCCTGGTCGGCCGGGCCTCCGACCTCGACGCCGCGACCGTGCTGGTCCCGGCCCTGGTCCTGGTGGTGCTGGCCGGCAGCGTCTTCCCGTGGCTCGCGCTGGGCGTGACCGGCACCGCCCCCGACCAGCTCTACAGCGCCCGCGACGTCACGGCGGACCCCGCCGAGATCGACCCGGCGCGGGTCGGGGCCGACGCCCGGGTCGCCCACGAGATCCTGGTCGCGATCTCGGCGACCGTCGGGCTGCTGCTGGTCCTGGTCGCCCCCGTGGCCGTCGGGACCGGCCTGGCCGGCACGCTGCTCGCGCTCGCGTGCTGCGCGGTGGTCATGCTGCGGACCCGCCAGTACCGCACCGGCCCGGAGGTCCTGGTCGGCCTCGTCTCGGGAGTCCTCGGGCTCGGCTGCGTGGCGGCCTCGGTGCTGTGGCTGCACCCGGACTGGCGGCCCGGCCTCGCCCTGGTGCTCGCCGGCGCCGGCCTCGCCGTGCTCGCCGCCACGCTGCTCCCGGGCCCGCCGTCGCTGCGTCGCGGCCGGCTCGGTGACATCGCCGAGAGCGTCGCCCTGCTCGCGCTGCTGCCGCTGCTCCTGGTCGCCACCGGCGTCGTGGCCGCGGTCGGCGGCTGA
- the eccCa gene encoding type VII secretion protein EccCa encodes MSTTLRGARLEEPEAPTGQIVLQAPPPIQPHEGASGLLMNAIPLLGSIGSIVVVATMSQTMGARSYLAAGLFLFATLGFVLVQVDRQRKQRTQSVTGSRTEYLRYLANVRRLAREAADQQRRALTWHHPDPGALPTLAEERTRVWERGHADPRFLQVRYGRSPQPLSLELVPPESTPVDQADPAAASALHRLLAVHRVQPDLPAAVDLRAFDRVELCGSDDRARSLARAMICSAAAFHSPDQLLVAVLTTDRYLAHWDWLKWLPHGLSTRETDAVGPRRMVSTSLADLASMLPADLAERPRFGADERRPSPHVLLITDGAALPPGNHLIPPDGLHGVTVLDLPARWDALEDGTRLRLLLEDGDPGDEHPRISAQRLREAPVGGRADQCDLATAEAFARRLAPLHTVSTAGPAVGSEPGDLAGPSDLPNLMELIALGDVHTFDPAAAWRPRPARDRLRVPIGLGDGGAPVHLDLKESAQQGMGPHGLVIGATGSGKSELLRTLVLGLALTHSPEHLNMVLVDFKGGATFAGMSSLPHVSAVITNLAQELTLVDRMQDALSGEMVRRQELLREAGNFASVRDYEKARAAGEPLEPLPSLFVVVDEFSEMLSAKPEFIDLFVAIGRLGRSLGLHLLLASQRLEEGRLRGLESHLSYRIGLRTFSAQESRSVLGVPDAYELPAVPGLGYLKPDPTTLQRFKAAYVSGPPSGRARVRRGAAGEVQGILPFTISQVRTLEVAEPEPAPAPAPEPGDQASLLETAVQRMAGRGPAAHQVWLPPLDVPDTLDQLMGDLVADPTLGLVSPQWRRLGGLTVPLGTVDRPREQRRETLSIDLSGSAGHVAVVGGPRSGKSTLLRTIVASMALTTTPQESQFFVLDFGGGTFAPFPRLPHVAGVGTRSEPDVVRRILAEVHGIVDRREAYFRAHGIDSIETYRSRRAAGAPEARTDDGYGDVFLVVDGWSTLRADFDDLEIEVQQLAARGLTFGLHVVAGAGRWADFRAAMRDVFGTRLELRLGDPMDSEIDRKVAALVPTRRPGRGLVAGKLHFLAALPRLDSASSAETLGGGVGDLIDRVAAAWTGPSGPKLRLLPERVDLAAVRDLAGAGAGTEAATEADKPGGRLLIGIDEKELAPVGLDPATEPHLLVFGDGQSGKSAVLRAYIREVMRTRSPQQAQIVLVDYRRSLLGEVPDEYLLNYLTSATQAQPALADLATYLHNRIPGPDVTPEQLRNRSWWSGAEVFVVVDDYDLVATQQSSPVQVLQPLLAQARDTGLHLALARRTGGAGRALYEPVIQSLRDLAMPGLLLAGSPDEGPLVGNLRPAPAPAGRGRLVTRDRGVEVVQTAWTDPAL; translated from the coding sequence GTGAGTACGACGCTGCGCGGCGCCCGGCTCGAGGAGCCGGAGGCGCCCACCGGGCAGATCGTGCTGCAGGCACCGCCGCCGATCCAGCCGCACGAGGGCGCGAGCGGGCTGCTGATGAACGCCATCCCGCTGCTCGGCAGCATCGGCTCGATCGTGGTGGTGGCGACGATGAGCCAGACCATGGGCGCCCGCAGCTACCTGGCCGCCGGGCTGTTCCTGTTCGCCACCCTCGGCTTCGTGCTGGTCCAGGTGGACCGGCAGCGCAAGCAGCGCACCCAGTCGGTGACCGGCTCCCGCACCGAGTACCTGCGCTACCTGGCCAACGTGCGCCGGCTCGCCCGCGAGGCAGCCGACCAGCAGCGCCGGGCGCTCACCTGGCACCACCCGGACCCGGGCGCGCTGCCGACGCTGGCCGAGGAGCGCACCCGGGTGTGGGAGCGCGGCCACGCCGACCCCCGGTTCCTCCAGGTCCGCTACGGCCGGTCCCCCCAGCCGCTGTCCCTGGAGCTGGTCCCCCCGGAGAGCACCCCGGTCGACCAGGCCGACCCGGCCGCCGCGTCGGCGCTGCACCGGCTGCTGGCCGTCCACCGGGTCCAACCGGACCTGCCGGCGGCGGTCGACCTGCGGGCCTTCGACCGGGTCGAGCTGTGCGGGTCCGACGACCGCGCGCGGTCCCTGGCCCGCGCGATGATCTGCTCGGCCGCGGCGTTCCACTCACCCGACCAGCTGCTGGTCGCGGTCCTGACCACGGACCGCTACCTCGCCCACTGGGACTGGCTGAAGTGGCTGCCGCACGGCCTGAGCACCCGCGAGACCGACGCGGTGGGGCCGCGGCGCATGGTCAGCACCTCCCTGGCGGACCTGGCCTCGATGCTCCCCGCCGACCTGGCCGAGCGGCCCCGGTTCGGTGCCGACGAGCGGCGGCCCTCGCCCCACGTCCTGCTGATCACCGACGGCGCCGCCCTGCCTCCCGGCAACCACCTGATCCCGCCCGACGGCCTGCACGGGGTGACCGTCCTGGACCTGCCGGCCCGCTGGGACGCCCTCGAGGACGGCACCCGGCTGCGGCTGCTGCTCGAGGACGGAGACCCGGGCGACGAGCACCCCCGGATCTCGGCGCAGCGGCTGCGCGAGGCCCCGGTCGGCGGCCGCGCCGACCAGTGCGACCTGGCCACCGCGGAGGCGTTCGCCCGGCGACTGGCCCCCCTGCACACGGTCTCGACCGCCGGTCCGGCCGTCGGGTCGGAGCCCGGGGACCTCGCGGGACCCTCGGACCTGCCCAACCTGATGGAGCTGATCGCGCTCGGCGACGTGCACACCTTCGACCCGGCCGCGGCCTGGCGACCGCGCCCGGCCCGGGACCGGCTGCGGGTCCCGATCGGGCTCGGCGACGGCGGCGCCCCGGTCCACCTCGACCTCAAGGAGTCCGCCCAGCAGGGCATGGGCCCGCACGGCCTGGTGATCGGCGCGACCGGGTCCGGCAAGTCCGAGCTGCTGCGCACCCTGGTGCTCGGCCTGGCCCTGACCCACTCCCCCGAGCACCTGAACATGGTCCTGGTCGACTTCAAGGGCGGCGCGACGTTCGCCGGCATGTCCTCGCTGCCGCACGTGTCGGCGGTGATCACCAACCTGGCCCAGGAGCTCACCCTCGTCGACCGGATGCAGGACGCCCTGTCCGGGGAGATGGTGCGCCGCCAGGAGCTGCTGCGCGAGGCCGGCAACTTCGCCTCGGTCCGCGACTACGAGAAGGCCCGCGCCGCCGGGGAGCCCCTGGAGCCGCTGCCATCGCTGTTCGTCGTCGTCGACGAGTTCTCCGAGATGCTCTCGGCCAAGCCGGAGTTCATCGACCTGTTCGTCGCGATCGGCCGCCTCGGCCGGTCGCTGGGCCTGCACCTGCTGCTGGCCTCCCAGCGGCTCGAGGAGGGCCGGCTGCGCGGACTGGAGTCGCACCTGTCCTACCGGATCGGGCTGCGCACGTTCAGCGCCCAGGAGTCGCGCTCGGTGCTCGGCGTCCCCGACGCCTACGAGCTGCCAGCGGTGCCTGGGCTCGGCTACCTCAAGCCGGACCCCACCACGCTGCAGCGCTTCAAGGCCGCCTACGTCTCCGGCCCGCCGTCGGGCCGGGCCCGGGTACGCCGTGGCGCGGCCGGCGAGGTCCAGGGGATCCTGCCGTTCACGATCTCGCAGGTGCGCACCCTCGAGGTCGCCGAGCCCGAGCCCGCCCCGGCGCCCGCCCCCGAGCCGGGAGACCAGGCCTCGCTGCTCGAGACAGCTGTGCAGCGGATGGCCGGGCGCGGGCCGGCGGCGCACCAGGTCTGGCTGCCGCCGCTGGACGTCCCCGACACCCTCGACCAGCTGATGGGCGACCTGGTCGCCGATCCCACGCTGGGGCTGGTCTCCCCGCAGTGGCGCCGGCTGGGCGGCCTCACGGTGCCGCTGGGCACCGTCGACCGCCCCCGCGAGCAGCGCCGGGAGACGCTGAGCATCGACCTCAGCGGCTCCGCCGGGCACGTCGCGGTCGTCGGCGGCCCGCGCAGCGGCAAGAGCACCCTGCTGCGCACGATCGTCGCCAGCATGGCGCTGACGACGACCCCGCAGGAGTCGCAGTTCTTCGTGCTGGACTTCGGCGGCGGCACCTTCGCGCCGTTCCCCCGACTGCCGCACGTCGCGGGCGTCGGCACCCGCTCCGAGCCCGACGTCGTCCGCCGGATCCTGGCCGAGGTGCACGGCATCGTCGACCGCCGCGAGGCGTACTTCCGGGCGCACGGCATCGACTCGATCGAGACCTACCGCTCGCGGCGCGCCGCGGGAGCCCCCGAGGCCCGCACCGACGACGGCTACGGCGACGTCTTCCTCGTCGTGGACGGCTGGAGCACGCTGCGCGCGGACTTCGACGACCTCGAGATCGAGGTCCAGCAGCTCGCGGCCCGTGGCCTGACGTTCGGGCTGCACGTCGTCGCCGGCGCCGGTCGGTGGGCGGACTTCCGGGCCGCGATGCGCGACGTCTTCGGCACCCGGCTGGAGCTGCGCCTGGGCGACCCGATGGACTCCGAGATCGACCGCAAGGTCGCCGCGCTGGTGCCGACCCGTCGCCCGGGCCGCGGGCTGGTCGCCGGCAAGCTGCACTTCCTCGCCGCGCTGCCCCGGCTGGACTCCGCGTCCTCCGCAGAGACCCTCGGCGGCGGCGTCGGCGACCTCATCGACCGCGTCGCCGCGGCGTGGACCGGCCCCTCCGGGCCGAAGCTGCGGCTGCTGCCCGAGCGCGTCGACCTGGCCGCCGTCCGCGACCTGGCCGGTGCGGGCGCCGGCACCGAGGCCGCCACCGAGGCCGACAAGCCCGGCGGTCGCCTGCTCATCGGGATCGACGAGAAGGAGCTGGCGCCGGTCGGCCTGGACCCCGCCACGGAGCCGCACCTGCTGGTCTTCGGCGATGGCCAGTCCGGCAAGAGCGCGGTGCTGCGGGCCTACATCCGGGAGGTGATGCGCACCCGGTCGCCCCAGCAGGCGCAGATCGTGCTCGTCGACTACCGGCGCTCGCTGCTCGGCGAGGTGCCCGACGAGTACCTGCTCAACTACCTCACCTCCGCGACCCAGGCGCAGCCGGCGCTCGCCGACCTGGCCACCTACCTGCACAACCGCATCCCCGGCCCCGACGTCACCCCCGAGCAGCTGCGCAACCGGTCGTGGTGGTCGGGCGCCGAGGTGTTCGTGGTCGTCGACGACTACGACCTGGTCGCCACCCAGCAGAGCTCACCGGTGCAGGTCCTCCAGCCTCTGCTGGCCCAGGCCCGCGACACCGGGCTGCACCTCGCGCTGGCGCGGCGCACCGGCGGCGCCGGCCGGGCGCTCTACGAGCCGGTCATCCAGTCCCTGCGCGACCTCGCGATGCCTGGCCTGCTGCTCGCCGGCAGCCCCGACGAGGGCCCGCTGGTCGGCAACCTGCGCCCGGCGCCGGCGCCGGCCGGTCGGGGCCGGCTCGTGACCCGCGACCGCGGCGTGGAGGTCGTGCAGACCGCCTGGACCGATCCGGCCCTGTGA
- a CDS encoding potassium/proton antiporter, which translates to MTFDAHQLDVFLLVGSAVTLLAVLAVRASSRAGLPSLLIYLLMGVLLGEAGLGIPFEDAELAHALGFGALVVILAEGGLTTNWREIRPTMRLSLALATVGVSISVGIVAVASHYLLGLSWQVSILLGAVTSATDAAAVFSVLRAVPLPRRLTGALEAESGLNDAPVVVLVVLVSSGAAVEDGPLAMLGLIAFELVVGVAIGLAVGFGGAWVMRRAALPATGLYPIAVLCLTVLAYGAGAGLHASGFAAVYVAALVLGNSELPHRGATRSFSEGIAWIAQIGLFVMLGLLLSPSRITWEVVGLAFAAGLILTVVARPISVLVCSLVQPMPPRELAFLSWAGLRGAVPIVFTTIPLADGIAGGERLFDVVFVMVVIYTLLTGPTLPLVARWLGVAQRAEPRELELEAAPLERIAADLLQITISPASRMHGVEVGELRLPPGASVSIVIRDGETLVPERRTVLRRGDALLVVTPRKQRELTEARLREVSLRGRLAHWLSDER; encoded by the coding sequence ATGACGTTCGACGCCCACCAGCTGGACGTGTTCCTGCTCGTCGGGTCGGCCGTCACGCTGCTGGCAGTCCTCGCGGTCCGGGCGTCGAGCCGCGCGGGGCTGCCCAGCCTGCTGATCTACCTGTTGATGGGCGTGCTCCTCGGCGAGGCCGGGCTCGGGATCCCATTCGAGGACGCCGAGCTGGCGCACGCGCTCGGGTTCGGTGCCCTGGTCGTGATCCTGGCCGAGGGTGGTCTGACCACCAACTGGCGCGAGATCAGGCCGACCATGCGGCTGAGCCTCGCCCTCGCCACCGTCGGCGTCAGCATCTCGGTGGGCATCGTCGCGGTCGCGTCACACTACCTGCTGGGGCTGTCGTGGCAGGTCTCGATCCTCCTCGGTGCCGTCACCTCGGCGACCGACGCCGCCGCCGTGTTCTCGGTGCTGCGCGCGGTGCCGCTGCCCCGGCGCCTCACCGGCGCGCTCGAGGCGGAGTCGGGGCTGAACGACGCCCCGGTGGTCGTCCTGGTCGTCCTGGTCTCCTCCGGCGCGGCCGTCGAGGACGGCCCGCTGGCGATGCTGGGGCTGATCGCCTTCGAGCTCGTCGTCGGCGTCGCGATCGGCCTGGCCGTGGGGTTCGGCGGCGCCTGGGTGATGCGCCGCGCCGCCCTGCCCGCCACCGGCCTCTACCCGATCGCGGTGCTGTGCCTCACCGTCCTCGCGTACGGCGCCGGCGCCGGCCTGCACGCGTCGGGGTTCGCCGCCGTGTACGTCGCGGCGCTGGTCCTCGGCAACTCCGAGCTGCCGCACCGCGGCGCCACCCGGTCGTTCTCCGAGGGGATCGCCTGGATCGCCCAGATCGGGCTGTTCGTGATGCTGGGCCTGCTGCTCAGCCCGTCGCGGATCACCTGGGAGGTCGTCGGGCTGGCGTTCGCCGCCGGGCTGATCCTGACAGTCGTGGCCCGGCCGATCTCGGTGCTGGTCTGCTCCCTGGTGCAGCCGATGCCCCCGCGCGAGCTGGCCTTCCTCTCCTGGGCCGGGCTGCGTGGTGCGGTCCCGATCGTCTTCACCACGATCCCGCTGGCCGACGGCATCGCCGGAGGCGAGCGGCTCTTCGACGTGGTCTTCGTGATGGTGGTCATCTACACGCTGCTCACCGGCCCGACGCTGCCACTGGTCGCCCGCTGGCTGGGCGTCGCGCAGCGCGCGGAGCCGCGCGAGCTGGAGCTCGAGGCCGCGCCGCTGGAGCGGATCGCGGCCGACCTGCTCCAGATCACGATCAGCCCGGCCTCCCGGATGCACGGGGTCGAGGTCGGGGAGCTGCGGCTGCCGCCGGGGGCCTCGGTCTCGATCGTCATCCGCGACGGGGAGACGCTGGTGCCGGAGCGGCGTACGGTGCTGCGCCGCGGCGACGCGCTGCTGGTGGTGACCCCGCGCAAGCAGCGCGAGCTCACCGAGGCGCGGCTGCGCGAGGTGAGCCTGCGCGGCCGGCTGGCGCACTGGCTCTCCGACGAGCGCTGA
- a CDS encoding WXG100 family type VII secretion target produces the protein MELDGIRVQHAGLEQAAQDLLAKVKDIDSRMNQLERELGALRSSWAGNARLAYDSAKATWDGAIEEMRLLLQDTGRAVDQSNADYAAADARGAQAFQI, from the coding sequence ATGGAACTCGACGGAATCCGCGTCCAGCATGCCGGCCTCGAGCAGGCCGCCCAGGACCTGCTCGCCAAGGTCAAGGACATCGACAGCCGGATGAACCAGCTGGAGCGCGAGCTCGGCGCGCTGCGCTCCTCGTGGGCGGGCAACGCCCGGCTCGCCTACGACTCCGCGAAGGCGACCTGGGACGGCGCCATCGAGGAGATGAGGCTCCTCCTGCAGGACACCGGCCGCGCCGTGGACCAGTCGAACGCCGACTATGCGGCCGCCGACGCCCGGGGCGCGCAGGCGTTCCAGATCTGA
- a CDS encoding WXG100 family type VII secretion target: MTHGSSEYGQGEQALSKAATLVADAKRDFDALATQLDGQISGLRGRWVGQGAASFFTLHQAWTEKQRTIVRALDEFEAALLTTERDNTTTDDTQSANYTRTAGRLGGS, translated from the coding sequence GTGACCCACGGATCCTCCGAGTACGGACAGGGAGAGCAGGCACTCTCCAAGGCGGCCACCCTGGTGGCCGACGCCAAGCGCGACTTCGACGCGCTGGCCACCCAGCTCGACGGGCAGATCAGCGGCCTGCGCGGCCGCTGGGTCGGGCAGGGGGCGGCGTCGTTCTTCACGCTGCACCAGGCCTGGACCGAGAAGCAGCGCACGATCGTGCGGGCGCTCGACGAGTTCGAGGCGGCGCTGCTGACGACCGAGCGCGACAACACCACGACCGACGACACCCAGTCGGCCAACTACACCCGGACGGCGGGCCGGCTCGGCGGGAGCTGA